One region of Zingiber officinale cultivar Zhangliang chromosome 7B, Zo_v1.1, whole genome shotgun sequence genomic DNA includes:
- the LOC122003485 gene encoding vegetative cell wall protein gp1-like, translating to MKNADPLPPSTSRDAARTPLPPHPRAPLPLVKPQSPLLSSLSVPAAPLPDLFPSEPTPSTPNLSSLASPPTALARHRSPATHAPNLLPSPSCAPETGVDLFPVLARQHHSKPTILLMRAPAVEPRQPTPLPHMEDVD from the exons ATGAAAAATGCTGATCCTCTTCCTCCCTCAACCTCTCGCGATGCCGCCCGAACCCCTCTTCCCCCACACCCGCGCGCGCCGCTCCCTCTCGTGAAGCCACAGtcgcctctcctttcttctctctcgGTTCCGGCCGCCCCATTGCCGGACCTCTTCCCTTCCGAGCCAACGCCGTCGACGCCGAACCTCTCCTCTCTTGCATCACCGCCGACCGCCTTGGCCCGACACCGATCGCCGGCCACCCATGCGCCGAACCTCCTTCCCTCTCCCTCGTGTGCTCCCGAGACAGGAGTCGACCTCTTCCCTGTCCTCGCGCGCCAGCACCACAGCAAGCCGACGATCCTCCTCATGCGGGCACCAGCCGTCGAGCCAAGGCAGCCGACCCCTCTTCCTCACATGGAG gacgttgattga